From the genome of Scytonema hofmannii PCC 7110, one region includes:
- a CDS encoding SpoIID/LytB domain-containing protein, producing MKFQLFPDFLFSQIKVRHWWLGILIWVAMVAPAQATVILRVAIKRDVNQVNVGSSTAAVVKDGSGRTLGQLPGLSSYYAQAVPGGVALDRWKSSLFWIEPTGKGYVYIGDRWYRGRTLVVPSQKGLTAVNWVAMEEYLYSVLGGEMDSRWPIEALKAQAIAARTYALYERGRQRNNPIYDLGNTPDRWQIYKGVVSESPTTYAAVDATAGKVLTHKNRIILSVFHACSGGHTEDVENVWGSYEPYLRAVPDFDQNIRECNWVKTFSPAEISAQIPEVGNVKQIVTESTSPYGSVKALKIVGDRGEKVLRGEDVRTALKLKSTRFTVSNGNGSFTLRGLGFGHAIGMSQWGAYNLALRGYNHLQILNYYYRGVALAPIQVK from the coding sequence ATTCCAACTGTTCCCAGATTTTTTATTTTCCCAGATTAAAGTACGTCATTGGTGGCTTGGTATCCTGATATGGGTAGCGATGGTTGCTCCGGCTCAAGCAACAGTGATTCTACGTGTCGCCATTAAGCGGGATGTTAATCAAGTTAATGTCGGTAGTTCTACGGCTGCTGTCGTAAAAGATGGTAGTGGTCGTACTTTGGGACAACTCCCTGGGTTGAGTTCTTACTATGCTCAAGCTGTTCCTGGGGGAGTTGCTTTGGATAGATGGAAATCTAGTTTATTCTGGATTGAGCCTACCGGTAAAGGGTATGTCTATATCGGAGATCGCTGGTATCGAGGTAGAACTCTGGTTGTTCCTTCACAAAAAGGGTTAACTGCGGTTAACTGGGTTGCTATGGAGGAGTATCTTTACAGCGTTCTTGGTGGGGAGATGGACTCCCGATGGCCTATAGAAGCGCTGAAAGCACAAGCGATCGCCGCCCGTACTTATGCACTTTACGAACGGGGAAGACAGCGCAACAATCCCATTTACGATTTGGGTAATACACCGGATCGCTGGCAAATTTACAAAGGCGTGGTGAGTGAATCACCTACCACTTACGCGGCTGTAGATGCAACAGCAGGGAAGGTGCTGACTCACAAAAATAGAATTATTCTCTCTGTGTTTCACGCTTGTTCTGGTGGTCACACCGAGGATGTAGAAAATGTGTGGGGAAGCTATGAGCCATACCTGCGTGCTGTTCCTGACTTTGACCAAAATATCAGAGAATGCAATTGGGTCAAAACCTTTTCACCGGCAGAAATTAGCGCTCAAATTCCTGAGGTTGGCAATGTCAAGCAAATTGTGACTGAGAGCACTTCGCCTTATGGCAGTGTGAAAGCCCTAAAAATTGTGGGCGATAGAGGTGAAAAAGTGCTCAGAGGCGAGGATGTGCGTACAGCACTCAAGCTCAAGAGCACTCGTTTTACCGTCAGTAATGGTAACGGTAGCTTTACGTTAAGAGGTCTTGGTTTCGGTCATGCTATAGGCATGAGCCAGTGGGGAGCATACAATCTAGCACTACGCGGATACAATCACCTGCAAATTTTGAATTACTATTACCGAGGTGTGGCTCTCGCTCCTATTCAAGTGAAATAG
- a CDS encoding cyanoexosortase A system-associated protein, which translates to MIIWKQFRILLLGLTLICILVVLGNVMLLSKIDQHNVASFVFPEEIPLPKWQFSQSYFLPNVSKEYPELLAQKHYQYIQNNLSLDIEMYYLKDRNTPISLENLASTSSPPIVRKKEGIGYYGLGVEKQRAYLSACIHAQGSSTFTEEQFDQNQYISQMQPHRLLSWLLNQQPLQDRRCLWARLSIPLKNDSSKDAYQILENAWFSWYQWWQPRFPKL; encoded by the coding sequence GTGATTATCTGGAAACAATTCCGCATTCTGCTGCTAGGACTGACCTTAATCTGTATCCTTGTGGTTTTAGGCAATGTCATGCTACTTTCTAAAATAGACCAACACAATGTCGCTTCTTTTGTTTTTCCAGAAGAAATACCATTACCAAAGTGGCAGTTTAGTCAAAGCTACTTCCTACCCAATGTAAGCAAAGAATATCCCGAACTATTAGCTCAAAAGCATTACCAATATATTCAGAACAACTTGTCTTTAGATATTGAAATGTACTATCTAAAAGATCGGAATACTCCCATATCGCTCGAAAATTTGGCTTCTACTTCATCACCCCCTATAGTACGCAAAAAAGAAGGAATAGGCTACTATGGTCTTGGAGTTGAGAAACAACGGGCTTATCTGAGCGCCTGTATTCATGCACAAGGCAGCAGTACCTTCACAGAAGAACAATTTGACCAAAATCAGTACATCTCCCAGATGCAACCCCATCGCTTATTATCTTGGTTACTTAATCAACAACCGCTTCAAGACAGACGTTGTCTTTGGGCACGTTTATCGATTCCCTTAAAAAATGACTCCTCTAAAGATGCTTACCAAATCTTAGAAAACGCTTGGTTTTCTTGGTATCAGTGGTGGCAACCTCGGTTTCCCAAACTCTGA
- the crtA gene encoding cyanoexosortase A, whose amino-acid sequence MKATYSIAITQLKYPQFWLLAIGAGLIAIHLTATWKAGNSSLLGSSLLFWSAVSFLVWEKRYSLVLESEIFSSFFGLSLIGIVLIKSVALKSFGLFLFISPFICALGLALLASGFIGLKQYQKELLLLFFLDAPKILPSWLIDISPLTAKFAAFILWCTGADVTLSGVTIYLPTGSVEVLGGCSGMELIFHMLGLALLFLLMVSTLRQQKFLIPIVAGIVGFFVNGIRVVLMTVLVTKNNQAAFEYWHHGNGSLIFSIISVLIFGLFCWFFIGQTK is encoded by the coding sequence ATGAAAGCTACCTACTCAATCGCAATTACACAACTCAAATATCCTCAGTTTTGGCTACTAGCTATAGGAGCAGGCTTAATTGCAATTCACTTGACCGCTACCTGGAAAGCGGGCAATAGTAGTCTTTTAGGTAGCAGTCTTTTGTTTTGGTCAGCTGTATCGTTTTTGGTTTGGGAAAAACGATATAGCTTAGTACTGGAGAGTGAAATTTTCTCTAGCTTTTTTGGTCTATCACTTATTGGAATCGTACTTATTAAAAGTGTGGCTCTGAAAAGTTTTGGGCTATTTTTATTTATTTCTCCTTTCATTTGTGCCCTTGGTCTTGCCTTACTAGCTTCTGGTTTTATAGGATTAAAACAATATCAGAAAGAATTACTTCTCCTATTTTTTCTCGACGCTCCCAAAATATTACCCTCATGGCTAATTGATATATCTCCACTCACAGCTAAATTTGCAGCTTTCATTCTTTGGTGTACAGGTGCGGATGTGACTCTCTCTGGCGTCACAATCTATCTTCCCACAGGAAGTGTTGAAGTATTAGGTGGCTGTTCTGGGATGGAACTTATCTTCCATATGTTGGGTTTAGCGCTACTTTTTCTCTTGATGGTCTCCACTTTAAGGCAACAGAAATTTTTGATACCAATAGTAGCAGGAATTGTAGGATTTTTCGTCAATGGAATACGGGTTGTACTCATGACTGTTTTAGTAACAAAAAATAACCAGGCAGCTTTTGAATACTGGCATCATGGGAATGGCTCTTTAATTTTCTCAATTATTTCTGTCCTAATTTTTGGGTTATTTTGCTGGTTTTTCATTGGACAAACAAAGTGA
- a CDS encoding GumC family protein has protein sequence MLKSEKYFHPSLETYAAPLNRADDDDLNLGKVGQALRRRALLIVGITGVVAAGAVLKAKMEPPVYKGTFEILTKPVSGEGRAVANLPQTLGSQGTVSPPELEESVDTTIAVLQSRGMLEPVIKKLQDKYQKKYPDLDLSYESVLENFIITPTKQNILEIEYTAPEQEVVRNFLKLVADAYLEYSLKERQADINQAILFVNKQVKPIRGRVESWQDRLRTIRQVNNMVEPAQKSQEVSGHIATLTQQQLENRSMLEQMRAKYFDLQKELAQEPGEAASNSLLSDNPRYQKILDQLLQLNADISKRGSVFTDDEEGMKRLNQQKAASIAFLQQERQRVNKDFQSRIRELEARDLSLTEKINNLNKYVKSLANINRDYDNIQQELKIASENLNQFLAKQQALEIEKAQKQQPWKLLDPKLTTVRKPEAVSDSAKIYLVMGAVLGSLLGVGAALVVDKLSNVFYTAQDLKDSTRLPLLGIVPLRKELGAMAWQEAAGEVQQAARASFFEVFRSLYTNILLLGSDTSIRSLVISSPAPEDGKTTVAVHLALAAAAMGHRVLLVDANLRTPTIHNLVGLMNIQGLTDVISQDLDWNNVIERSPVEDNLFVLTAGPTPPDPIRLLASQKMQDLMNQLQSTFDLVIYDTPPLMGFADANLLAANTNGLVLTAGLGKLKRTLFQQSLEELQVSGTPILGVIANKSKDVTTTSYSYYQQYYKKSMSADRVEDSTNSDFSNFHSTSSGKKTKQE, from the coding sequence ATGCTGAAGTCAGAAAAATATTTTCATCCTTCGTTAGAAACTTACGCGGCTCCATTAAATCGTGCAGATGATGATGACTTGAATCTAGGCAAAGTTGGGCAAGCTCTGCGACGGAGAGCACTCTTAATAGTTGGTATAACTGGTGTGGTAGCAGCAGGAGCCGTACTGAAGGCGAAGATGGAACCTCCAGTATATAAAGGGACATTTGAGATTTTAACCAAGCCTGTTTCTGGAGAGGGTCGGGCAGTAGCGAATCTTCCTCAAACTTTGGGTTCCCAAGGTACAGTATCACCTCCTGAGTTAGAGGAATCAGTGGATACAACCATTGCAGTTCTGCAAAGCCGGGGGATGCTAGAACCAGTTATTAAAAAGCTTCAGGATAAATATCAGAAGAAATATCCAGATCTAGACCTGAGTTACGAATCAGTTCTTGAGAATTTTATCATTACACCTACAAAACAGAATATTTTGGAGATTGAATACACGGCTCCAGAGCAGGAGGTAGTGCGTAATTTCTTGAAATTAGTTGCTGATGCATATTTAGAGTACAGTCTTAAGGAACGTCAGGCGGACATCAATCAGGCAATTCTTTTTGTTAACAAGCAAGTTAAACCAATTAGAGGGCGTGTTGAGAGTTGGCAAGACAGATTGCGAACTATTCGACAAGTTAATAACATGGTTGAACCAGCACAAAAATCTCAAGAAGTGTCTGGTCATATTGCTACTTTAACTCAGCAGCAACTGGAAAATCGGTCAATGCTGGAGCAGATGAGAGCTAAGTACTTCGACTTACAAAAGGAACTAGCACAAGAGCCTGGGGAAGCAGCTAGTAATTCGTTACTAAGTGACAATCCTCGTTACCAAAAGATACTAGATCAGCTCTTGCAACTAAATGCCGATATTTCCAAACGAGGTTCTGTATTTACAGATGACGAAGAAGGCATGAAGCGTCTCAACCAACAGAAGGCAGCATCAATTGCGTTTCTACAGCAGGAGCGACAAAGAGTTAACAAAGATTTTCAAAGCCGCATTCGGGAATTAGAAGCACGCGATTTATCCTTAACTGAAAAAATAAATAACCTTAATAAGTATGTAAAAAGCTTAGCAAACATCAATCGGGATTACGATAACATTCAGCAGGAGTTAAAAATTGCTAGCGAAAATCTCAATCAATTTTTAGCCAAACAACAAGCATTGGAGATAGAAAAAGCTCAAAAGCAGCAACCGTGGAAGTTATTAGATCCAAAACTGACTACAGTACGAAAACCTGAAGCTGTCTCAGACAGTGCCAAGATTTACTTAGTTATGGGAGCGGTTCTAGGGTCATTGTTAGGTGTCGGAGCAGCTTTAGTTGTGGATAAGCTAAGTAATGTCTTCTACACTGCCCAAGACCTCAAAGATTCGACCAGACTACCACTGCTAGGTATAGTTCCTCTCAGAAAAGAACTTGGAGCAATGGCTTGGCAAGAGGCAGCTGGGGAAGTTCAACAAGCTGCTAGAGCTTCATTTTTTGAAGTTTTTCGCTCTCTGTACACTAATATTCTTTTACTAGGTTCAGACACATCCATCCGATCGCTAGTCATTAGTTCACCAGCACCAGAGGATGGAAAGACAACTGTTGCAGTACACCTTGCTTTAGCTGCAGCGGCAATGGGACATCGAGTTTTGCTAGTGGATGCCAATTTACGAACTCCAACCATACACAATCTTGTAGGATTGATGAATATTCAAGGTCTTACCGATGTCATTTCACAAGACTTAGACTGGAATAACGTGATTGAGCGATCGCCCGTAGAGGACAACCTGTTTGTCTTGACAGCTGGTCCCACTCCGCCCGACCCCATCCGGTTGCTTGCCTCTCAAAAGATGCAGGATTTAATGAATCAGCTGCAATCCACTTTCGATTTAGTAATTTATGACACGCCGCCTCTTATGGGCTTTGCAGATGCTAATTTGCTAGCAGCCAATACCAATGGACTGGTACTCACTGCTGGGTTAGGTAAACTCAAACGAACTCTATTCCAACAATCATTAGAGGAGCTCCAAGTCTCTGGCACACCGATATTAGGAGTCATCGCTAACAAATCCAAAGATGTGACCACAACCTCTTACAGCTACTATCAGCAATATTATAAAAAGAGTATGAGCGCTGACCGGGTTGAAGACAGCACTAACTCAGACTTCAGCAATTTCCACTCAACCTCGTCTGGAAAAAAGACTAAACAAGAGTAG